From the genome of Acidobacteriota bacterium:
CTCGACGGAGGGCCGCGTGCTGGTGCGCACTCCGGACGACATGTTCGACGCGCGCTTCACCACGCGCTCCGATAATCCGACGCAAGCGAAGATGTTCACCAGCGGCAAGCGAGTGATGCAGGCGCTGCAGAAGGTCTGCTGCTCCTCGAAGACGTTCTTCACCGTGACGCCGGGCGCGGTCGAGCTCAGCGAGCTGACCATGCCGCAGCCCTACACCGCGCGCCACGTGAGCGACCACATCGCGATGATGGGCCAGCTGGCGCGCGAACTGGGTGAGATGCCGGGCTCGGAGAGCATGAAGATCCGCGCGCTGCAGCGTGAAGATACCAGCTGGGTACTGCGGGGCGCGGTGGTGCTCGGCGTGGTGGCAGCGATCGTGACGGTGGTGACGGCCACGCGCGATCATGGCAAGCCTCCGCCCATGGACATTGGGCACGAAGCCAGCCTGCCCGCCGGCGTTATGCCGGTGGACGCACAGAACATCGCGCGCATCGAGGGATGGCGCGTAGCCGAGGATGCGGATTTTGGCGGCGCGGTCAAGGGCTGGCTGCGCGATAACGATCAGCCCGCACAAGGGCGCCTCGCCGGCGACTTTACCGGGCTGGGCGGCGCCACGGACGCCGCCTACCTGCTGATCAACGATGCGAGCCGCAAGCGGCGCATCGTCCTGGTGGGACACGGCTCCGGCTACTACGATGTGAGCTTCGACAAGCTCGACGGCATCGCGCGGCTTCCGCACCGCTTCATCGAGCGCGTGGAGTGGGCCTCGCCGCTGGCCGTGGGACCGGATGGCGATGGCCTGGTGCTGATCCTCGATGGCGAAGATCCGAAGTCGGCCGTGGCGCTGTTCCTGAAGGATAAGAAGATCGTCTCCGGCAAGCCGGTCGACTACCAGCGCATGCGCCTGGAGTAGTGCGCAGCAGGAACGGCGCACGCCTTTCCTAGTAGACTCTCTCCCCATGCTGCGCAAACCGCGGCTCTTCACTCCCGGACCCACTCCGCTCCTGCCGGCGGCGGCGCGCGCCATGGCCGCGGCGGACGTCCATCACCGGACGGCCGATTTCCGCGCCCTCTACGCGCGGACGCTGCTCGACTTGCAGGCCTTCATTGGGACCAAGAATGACGTGCTGATGCTCGCGGCGTCGGGCTCGGGCGCGATGGAAGCATCCGTTTCGAACCTCACCTCGCCGGGAGACAAGGTGCTGGTGTGCTCGGCGGGAAAATTCGGCGAGCGCTGGCGCGACCTGGCCAAAGCCTTCGGCTGCGCCGTCGAGATGGTGAGCGCGCCCTATGGCGAGACGTTTTCGCTGGAAGCGGTGCGGGAGAAGCTGGCGGGGAATAACGATATCCGCTGCGTTTACCTGCAAGCGACGGAGAGTTCTACCGGCGTGCGCCACGATGTGGAAGCGGTGGCAGAGTTGTTGCGCGCACCGGGCAGCCAGAGTGGCAATGATGTATTGCTCATCGTCGACGCCATCACGGGATTGGGCAGCACGCGGCTCGACGTGGATGGTTGGGGCATCGACGTCATCATCGGCGGCTCGCAGAAGGCGGTGATGGTCCCGCCGGGTCTCGCTTACCTAGCCATCAGCGAGCGCGCGTGGCAGCGCGCTGCGACGGCGAGATCGCCGCGCTACTACTTCGACCTGGTGCGCGAGCGGAAGGCCGCCGCCAAAGGCGAGTCTGCTTTCACTCCCGCCACCGCGCTCATCGCTGGATTGGCCGCCGCGCTCGACTACATCCGCGAGGCCGGGAATGGCGACCTCGGCATCGGACGTGTCGCGCTCATCGCCAATGCCGAGACTGCCGCGGCCATGACGCGTGCGGCCGCGGAAGCGCTCGGCCTGAAGCTGTTCGCGAAACAATCTCCCGCCGCGGCGCTGACCGCCATCGCGCCGCCCGAAGGCACCGACTCGAACGCCATCGTGAAAGCTTTCCGCGAGGAGTTTGGCGCGGTCGTGGCCAACGGACAGGGCGAGATGAAGGGCCAGATGTTCCGCATCGCGCACCTCGGCTACTACGACTACCTCGACACCATCGCCATCGTCGGCGCGCTCGAGCAGGTGCTCGCCAAGGTGCTCGCGCCGCGCCATGTGGAGTTTGGCAAAGGCTTGCGCGCCGCGCAGGTAGCGTACGCGAAGGCGATGGCCGGGGGTTCGGCGAGTGTTACCCGTTGACCCGCTTCGAATGGGATGTGACAAAAGCGCGGACAAATGTCCGAGTCCATTCTGTTTCCTTCGACGAGGCCAAGACGGTATTCGCCGGCACGCTGGGTGTAACTGTGCCGGATGTTGTGCACTCGGAAGATGAAGAGCGCTGGACGACGATCGGTCTCTCCGATCGGAAGCGATTATTGGTGGTGGTGCATTCTGAGCGTGGTGGTAATATCCGGCTTATCAGCGCTCGAAAGGCAACCGCCGCGGAGCGAAGACAATATGAAGAAGACTAAAGACCCCGACATGCAGCCCGAATATGACTTCAGCGGTGGAGTGCGGGGGAAGTACGTCGGAAAGATTGATTGGAATGCGCCCGTGATCATCACCGGACGCAAGGCCGGTGGGCCGAAACGTGGCGCTCAAGCCGCACGCCTGCAACGCAACGGCAAGAAGCGCAAGCGCGCCTAGCCGCCCTCGCCCGCCGCCCTTCCCCGTACTTCTCCCTGTGGAAATCATCGCGCTTGCAAGGCGCGATTCGAACCGCGACACTGCTCCTTCCATGAAGATCGTAGTCGCCGAGAAGATCGCGCCCGCCGCGCTTGCCGTGCTCCGGGAAGAGAGCAAGTGGCAGGTCGTCACGCCGGATGCGATCAACGGTGACCTCCCCGCACAGCTTGAATCCGCCGACGCGCTCATCGTTCGGTCCGCCGTCTTCGTGGACGGCAAGACGCTCGACGCGGCCAAGAAACTGCGCGTGATCGGCCGCGCCGGCGTGGGCGTGGACAACATCGACGTGGAAGCCGCGACTAAGCGTGGCATCGCAGTGATGAACACGCCGGGAGCGAACGCCGTTGCCGTCGCCGAGCACACCTTCGCGATGATGCTCGCGCTCGCACGCCATCTCACCCGTGCCGACGCGTCCACGCGCGCCGGCAAGTGGGAGAAGAAATCGCTGCAAGGCACCGAGCTGCGCGGCAAGACGCTGGGCATAGTTGGTCTGGGACGCATCGGCGTGGAAGTCGCCAGGCGCGCCCGCGCGTTTGGCATGAAGGTGATGGCGCACGATCCCTTCGTCTCCACCGTGCTGGTGCGCGAACTGGGCGTGACATTGGCAACGGTCGAAGATATCTACAAGGACTCCGACTACCTCACGCTGCACGTCGGACTGACCCCGCAGACGCAGGGGATGATCAATCCGCAGACCTTGGCGAAGATGAAGAAAAGCGCGCGCATCGTGAACTGCGCGCGCGGCGAGCTGATCGACGAGCAGGCGCTGGCGGCGGCGCTCAAAAAAGGAACGATTGCCGGCGCCGCGCTCGATGTGTTTACGGAAGAGCCGCCCAAATCTTCACCATTGTTGGGACTCGACAACGTCCTGCTCACGCCGCACATCGCCGGTTCGACTTTCGAGGCGCAGGAGGCGGTCGGGGTGCAGATCGCGATGCAGGTGCGCGAGTACCTGAAGCGCGGCGTGATCCAGAACGCCGTCAACGTGCCCTCGCTCACGCACGAGGAGTACGTCGAGATGCAGCCGTATATCTCTCTCGCGGAGCGACTGGGCGCGTTCCTCGCCAACGTGACCAACGGGAATGTGGAGGCGGTGTCGGTGCGCTACTCCGGACGCATCGCGGAGTGGAAGACGGAGCTGCTGCGCAACGCGGTGGTCAAGGGCATCCTGAACCAGATGCTGGCGGAGAAAGCGAACCTGGTGAACGCGGCGGCGATCGCGGCGGAGCGCGGCGTGGAAGTCACGGAGATCAAGAAGCCGAAAGCGTCGTCGGGCGGCGCGGGCAACGTGATGACCGTGCTGCTCAAGACGAACTCGGAAGAGCGCCTCGCCAAGGGCGCGGTGCTGCACGGCAAGTCGCCGCGGCTGCTGGCGGTGGATGGCATCGACATCGAAGCGCCGCTCGAGCGCGACCTCGTCTACATCCGCAACCAGGACGTCCCCGGCGTGATCGGCAAGGTCGGGACCATCCTGGGCAAGCACCACATCAACATCGCGAACTTCTCGCTGGGACGGCGCGAGAAAAACGGCAAGTCCGCCGAAGCTATCGCCGTGGTCCACGTGGATTCGAAGCCGACGGAAGCAGTGCTCGACGAGTTGCGGAAGATCGAGGCGGTGAAGCTAGTGAAGGCGATGCGGCTCTAGTCGTCGTCGTGGTCGGTGCTGCGCTGGATCTTGCGTGATTCGGAGAGCAGCGCCATCGAGTGCATCAGGTTCTGCAGCGTCACGATGCCGACGAGCCGTCCGGCGTCGACCACGGGCAGCACGGTCAATTCTTTTGCGGTGAACTTCTTCAGCGCGGAGGCCAGCGTCTCCGAACGCTGCGCGATCTCGAAGGCTTTGTTCATCACCGACTGCACGTAGGCGTTGCCTTCGTCGTTCAGCGCGGCGAGGATGCGCTGCTTCGAGACCACACCCACCATGTCGGTGCCGCGGATGACGGGGAAATCGTCTTGCAAGGTGTGGACGGCCTTCGCGAGCGCGTCTTCGAGCGTGTCCGCGGGCGAGAGGGTGGAGAAATCCGTGAGCATCACCTCTTCGAGCCGGACACTCTCCAGCACGGATTGGAACATGATGGAGCGTTCTTCGAGTTGGGCGGCGAAGAAGAGGAAGAATCCGATGAGCAGCATCCACGGCTGCCACAAGCCGAGGAACATGAAGAACATGGCGAAGCCTTGCCCGATGGTGACGGCGCGGCGCGTGGCGGCGAGGTAGTCCATGTTACGCGCGAGCACGGCGCGCAGGATGCGGCCGCCATCCATGGGATACGCGGGCAGCAGGTTGAAGAGCGCCATGAACAGGTTCGCCCAGACCAGCGCGCGCGGCAGGTTCGCCGCGTAGACGAACGGCGGCTGCCACAGCCAGACCCTCGCTTCCGGATAGATCGCCAGCACCGCGATCGCGGCCACGCCGGCGAGCACGAAGTTCACCAGCGGTCCGGCAGCGGCCACGCGGATCTCGGTGGCCGCGGCGGGATGGCCGCTTTGCGATGTGGCGTTTTGTGATGTGTCCATGGTGGTGACGCCGCCGAGCGGCAGCAGGGTGATGGAGCGCACCGGCAAGCCGGCGCGCACCGCGACCAGGGCGTGTCCTAACTCGTGCAGGACGACTGATCCAAAGATGATGCCGACGAGGGCGAGCGCGCGTCCTGAACCAGCAGGCCCTTCGGGGTCGGAGAAGATGATGAACACCAGCAGCGCGACGAAGGTGAAGTGGATGCGGATGTCGATGCCCGCGATCCGGCCGGCCGGGATGGACCAGGTGCGCATCTTCTCTGGTTAGATTCTATTCTCACCGGCGGAGAAAATCTTTAACCACGAAGGTCACGAAGGAGCACGAAGGGAAAAGAAGGAAAGAGAGAAACGAGAAAAGAATAACGGCACCAATGCCGTTGCCTAAGAAGGCCAGGGACCAAAACCAAGATACCTACCGGTCCTCCTTCGTGTACCTTCGTGTACTTCGTGGTTAGAGGGTCTTCGTGGTCAAAGGGTCTTTATGCGCGTGATCGCGGGAAAATTCCGCAGCCGTGCGCTGGACGCTCCGCCGGGAGCGGACGTTCGCCCGACATCCGACAAGCTTCGCGGCACGCTC
Proteins encoded in this window:
- a CDS encoding BrnT family toxin, giving the protein MTRFEWDVTKARTNVRVHSVSFDEAKTVFAGTLGVTVPDVVHSEDEERWTTIGLSDRKRLLVVVHSERGGNIRLISARKATAAERRQYEED
- the serA gene encoding phosphoglycerate dehydrogenase, whose amino-acid sequence is MKIVVAEKIAPAALAVLREESKWQVVTPDAINGDLPAQLESADALIVRSAVFVDGKTLDAAKKLRVIGRAGVGVDNIDVEAATKRGIAVMNTPGANAVAVAEHTFAMMLALARHLTRADASTRAGKWEKKSLQGTELRGKTLGIVGLGRIGVEVARRARAFGMKVMAHDPFVSTVLVRELGVTLATVEDIYKDSDYLTLHVGLTPQTQGMINPQTLAKMKKSARIVNCARGELIDEQALAAALKKGTIAGAALDVFTEEPPKSSPLLGLDNVLLTPHIAGSTFEAQEAVGVQIAMQVREYLKRGVIQNAVNVPSLTHEEYVEMQPYISLAERLGAFLANVTNGNVEAVSVRYSGRIAEWKTELLRNAVVKGILNQMLAEKANLVNAAAIAAERGVEVTEIKKPKASSGGAGNVMTVLLKTNSEERLAKGAVLHGKSPRLLAVDGIDIEAPLERDLVYIRNQDVPGVIGKVGTILGKHHINIANFSLGRREKNGKSAEAIAVVHVDSKPTEAVLDELRKIEAVKLVKAMRL
- a CDS encoding alanine--glyoxylate aminotransferase family protein → MLRKPRLFTPGPTPLLPAAARAMAAADVHHRTADFRALYARTLLDLQAFIGTKNDVLMLAASGSGAMEASVSNLTSPGDKVLVCSAGKFGERWRDLAKAFGCAVEMVSAPYGETFSLEAVREKLAGNNDIRCVYLQATESSTGVRHDVEAVAELLRAPGSQSGNDVLLIVDAITGLGSTRLDVDGWGIDVIIGGSQKAVMVPPGLAYLAISERAWQRAATARSPRYYFDLVRERKAAAKGESAFTPATALIAGLAAALDYIREAGNGDLGIGRVALIANAETAAAMTRAAAEALGLKLFAKQSPAAALTAIAPPEGTDSNAIVKAFREEFGAVVANGQGEMKGQMFRIAHLGYYDYLDTIAIVGALEQVLAKVLAPRHVEFGKGLRAAQVAYAKAMAGGSASVTR
- a CDS encoding site-2 protease family protein yields the protein MRTWSIPAGRIAGIDIRIHFTFVALLVFIIFSDPEGPAGSGRALALVGIIFGSVVLHELGHALVAVRAGLPVRSITLLPLGGVTTMDTSQNATSQSGHPAAATEIRVAAAGPLVNFVLAGVAAIAVLAIYPEARVWLWQPPFVYAANLPRALVWANLFMALFNLLPAYPMDGGRILRAVLARNMDYLAATRRAVTIGQGFAMFFMFLGLWQPWMLLIGFFLFFAAQLEERSIMFQSVLESVRLEEVMLTDFSTLSPADTLEDALAKAVHTLQDDFPVIRGTDMVGVVSKQRILAALNDEGNAYVQSVMNKAFEIAQRSETLASALKKFTAKELTVLPVVDAGRLVGIVTLQNLMHSMALLSESRKIQRSTDHDDD